A stretch of the Asticcacaulis sp. ZE23SCel15 genome encodes the following:
- a CDS encoding PepSY domain-containing protein, with the protein MSVWPKVPAPFVRRLLSGHKILGLALCGILYLICMTGWAGVYYVEVERWERPNVPEFSTATPEAIARATADMRSVMLADDHRGPLDTDLYITTPSQAMPRLTVGYGHEARAYDQYGRYVGEASHDLTHFLTELHYYLHLPETFGMIVVCLFGVGMMALLIGGALSHPKMFRDAFAIRVRRQGHLTRADIHNRIGAWTLPFGLIITLTGTAIGLGQLVALVMGALYYDGNSLKAYEPIFGTPEEVTAATGGLPLQDGAMINAITNLKAAQSDQPITFIAIRMVGTPTEFIEITTKPNQRLVYGEAWRFDSMGNLKGSYNLSDGPAGRQVAASLYDLHFGSFGGWPVKLIYVILGFGLTVMIAAGLDIWLIKSAEKGKPHPLIHRLWTVLIYGSPALIAVTFALGMGLNLPPVPVFWGGMALMAVLTLISPRFSDAPIADVSRLMRLALGLSLLAMVSVHQATHMSFTAAALQVNIVLILLGIGLTLTAARGWLTAHKAMMLQIGQ; encoded by the coding sequence ATGTCCGTCTGGCCCAAAGTCCCCGCCCCGTTCGTTCGCCGCCTGTTGAGCGGCCATAAGATTCTGGGCCTTGCCCTGTGTGGGATACTTTACCTCATCTGCATGACCGGCTGGGCCGGGGTCTATTATGTTGAGGTTGAGCGCTGGGAACGGCCCAATGTGCCGGAATTTTCCACCGCTACCCCCGAAGCGATTGCCCGCGCCACGGCGGATATGCGCTCAGTTATGCTGGCCGACGATCACCGCGGGCCGCTGGATACCGATCTTTATATCACCACCCCGTCGCAGGCCATGCCGCGCCTGACGGTGGGCTATGGCCACGAAGCCCGCGCCTATGATCAGTACGGTCGCTATGTCGGCGAAGCCAGCCACGACCTGACCCACTTTTTGACCGAACTGCATTACTATCTGCACCTGCCGGAAACTTTTGGCATGATCGTGGTCTGCCTGTTCGGGGTTGGCATGATGGCCCTGCTGATCGGCGGGGCCCTGTCTCACCCCAAGATGTTCCGCGACGCCTTTGCCATTCGCGTGCGTCGTCAGGGCCATCTGACCCGCGCCGATATCCATAACCGGATTGGCGCGTGGACCCTGCCGTTCGGGCTGATCATTACGCTTACCGGCACCGCCATTGGTCTGGGGCAACTGGTCGCCCTGGTCATGGGCGCGCTCTATTACGATGGCAACAGCCTCAAGGCCTATGAGCCCATATTCGGCACCCCCGAAGAAGTGACCGCAGCCACCGGCGGCTTACCGCTTCAGGACGGCGCGATGATCAACGCCATCACGAACCTCAAGGCCGCTCAATCGGATCAGCCGATCACCTTCATCGCCATTCGCATGGTCGGCACCCCCACCGAGTTTATCGAGATAACCACCAAGCCCAATCAGCGTCTGGTCTACGGCGAAGCGTGGCGGTTTGACTCTATGGGCAACCTCAAGGGCAGCTATAATCTGTCGGATGGTCCGGCCGGCCGTCAGGTCGCCGCCAGTCTGTACGACCTGCATTTTGGCTCCTTTGGCGGCTGGCCGGTCAAGCTGATCTACGTCATTCTGGGCTTTGGTCTGACGGTCATGATCGCGGCAGGTCTTGATATCTGGCTGATCAAATCGGCCGAAAAGGGTAAGCCCCATCCGCTGATCCATCGCCTGTGGACGGTGCTGATCTATGGCTCACCCGCCCTGATTGCCGTCACATTTGCCTTGGGCATGGGGCTTAATCTCCCGCCGGTGCCGGTCTTCTGGGGCGGCATGGCGTTGATGGCGGTACTCACCCTGATCAGCCCGCGCTTCAGCGACGCCCCTATTGCCGACGTGTCGCGCCTGATGCGGCTGGCGCTGGGCCTGAGCCTGCTAGCGATGGTCAGCGTCCATCAGGCGACCCACATGTCGTTCACCGCCGCCGCGTTACAGGTCAATATCGTGCTGATTCTGCTTGGGATCGGGCTTACGCTGACGGCGGCACGCGGCTGGCTCACCGCCCACAAGGCAATGATGTTGCAAATAGGCCAGTAA
- a CDS encoding TonB-dependent receptor, with the protein MKPTTLSLAVLMATSALIAPWAAIAQEAPPADVQPEVTDTAAEEPITEVTVKGKFVPNSMRRTAEVVSIMTSEDLKRTGDDSAATALTRVTGLSLVEGRFVYVRGLGERYSSALLNGSPLPSPEPLQRVVPLDLFPSSILSRLSVQKTHSADYWGEFGGGVVDLKTVTTPASPFLSLSVSTGGNTETTGQHAFTHYGSDSDWFGFDDGTRKLPLRLRQAIATGKQVTQGNFTDTELQKIGQDFVNAPLNLIQETDSLPANLSFNVVGGRSFDVAAGELGVIGLVDFSNSWKVRNGIQQTAVNDLDKLAVYDDYDYSTSENNVSLNGLFGLGFRQAKHSVQWTNLFIRNTTKRTQVREGYDGANGEVRRREQSGWYERQLFSTQLNGNSDLTDKLTLNWRASYAQTERDVPYEKSITYGVGLEGRWYHDASRVRNRTDFSELNDKVKSAGASLDYDFSLGEGRDGTLTGGFDILENKRDAWNRQFSYLTPNNTLPTPVQYTRVDFLLSDFNISPDRLVLTEVTGGDGAAAYEGGLFVNAAFAKVDVEVIPLVRVAAGLRFESAKQRITTVNLFTSGTTPTPITPLKEEYLLPSATVTWNFADDMQLRGGISKTIGRPQFRELAPQVYLDPEQDRLFVGNPFLKDTEITNFDARYEWYYDAGQYITAGLFYKDIEKPVEATILDTGSGEGQQSYINAPKATLIGMEFDYKGEFDSPVEGAWFASKKWLVAANYTWTDSEVTAKSGDVVYTAANQGMPTPATNYILDGSRLQGQSEHVANVQFGWNDLEAKSQATLLLTYVSERVSARGKPGYPDYIQEPGAMLDFTYRKGFDAFGQELNFGLEVRNLLGTEYEEYQERNGRVNINNYDIGQSVSVSLSTQF; encoded by the coding sequence ATGAAGCCCACAACCCTGTCTCTGGCCGTGCTTATGGCGACCTCGGCGCTGATCGCGCCCTGGGCCGCTATTGCTCAGGAAGCCCCACCGGCTGACGTCCAGCCCGAAGTTACCGATACCGCCGCCGAAGAACCCATCACCGAAGTGACGGTGAAGGGCAAGTTCGTGCCGAACTCCATGCGCCGCACCGCCGAAGTCGTCTCCATCATGACCTCGGAAGACCTAAAGCGTACCGGCGATGACTCGGCAGCCACTGCCCTTACCCGCGTGACGGGTCTGTCGCTGGTCGAAGGCCGTTTCGTTTATGTGCGTGGTCTGGGCGAGCGTTATTCGTCAGCCCTCCTGAACGGTTCGCCCCTGCCGTCGCCTGAGCCGCTTCAGCGCGTCGTGCCGCTCGACCTGTTCCCGTCCTCAATCCTGAGCCGCCTGTCGGTTCAAAAGACCCACTCGGCTGATTACTGGGGTGAATTCGGTGGCGGCGTGGTCGACCTTAAGACCGTGACGACCCCGGCATCGCCGTTCCTTTCCTTAAGCGTCAGCACCGGCGGCAATACCGAAACGACCGGCCAGCACGCCTTTACGCACTACGGTTCCGACAGCGACTGGTTCGGCTTTGATGACGGCACGCGTAAGTTACCTTTGCGCCTGCGTCAGGCCATCGCCACCGGCAAGCAGGTCACTCAGGGCAATTTTACCGATACCGAACTGCAAAAGATCGGTCAGGACTTTGTCAACGCGCCGCTTAACCTCATTCAGGAAACCGACAGCTTACCGGCGAACCTCAGCTTCAACGTCGTCGGGGGCCGCAGCTTTGATGTTGCCGCCGGTGAACTTGGCGTGATCGGTCTGGTCGACTTCTCCAATAGCTGGAAAGTCCGCAACGGCATCCAGCAGACCGCCGTCAACGACCTCGATAAGCTGGCCGTTTATGACGATTATGACTATTCGACCTCGGAAAATAACGTCAGCCTGAACGGTCTGTTCGGTCTGGGCTTCCGTCAGGCCAAGCATTCAGTGCAGTGGACCAACCTGTTCATTCGCAACACCACCAAGCGCACTCAGGTTCGCGAAGGCTATGACGGCGCCAATGGCGAAGTCCGCCGCCGTGAACAAAGCGGCTGGTATGAGCGTCAGTTGTTCTCGACCCAGTTGAACGGCAATTCCGACCTGACCGACAAGCTGACCCTGAACTGGCGTGCGTCCTATGCTCAAACCGAGCGTGACGTGCCGTACGAAAAGTCGATCACCTACGGTGTCGGCCTTGAAGGGCGCTGGTACCACGACGCGTCACGCGTGCGTAACCGCACCGATTTCTCGGAACTGAACGATAAGGTCAAGAGCGCAGGCGCCAGCCTCGATTACGACTTCTCGCTGGGTGAAGGCCGTGACGGCACGCTGACCGGCGGTTTTGATATCCTTGAAAACAAGCGCGATGCCTGGAACCGTCAGTTCAGCTATCTGACGCCGAACAACACCTTGCCGACCCCGGTGCAGTATACCCGTGTTGACTTCCTGCTGTCGGACTTCAACATCTCGCCGGATCGTCTGGTGCTGACCGAAGTCACCGGCGGCGACGGCGCTGCGGCTTATGAGGGTGGCCTGTTCGTCAATGCGGCCTTCGCTAAGGTTGATGTCGAAGTCATTCCGCTGGTGCGCGTCGCTGCGGGCCTGCGCTTTGAATCAGCCAAGCAGCGCATCACCACGGTCAACCTGTTCACGTCGGGCACAACACCAACCCCGATCACGCCGCTGAAGGAAGAATACCTCCTGCCGTCGGCCACCGTGACCTGGAACTTTGCCGACGACATGCAGTTGCGCGGCGGTATCTCCAAGACCATCGGTCGTCCGCAATTCCGCGAACTGGCCCCGCAGGTCTATCTTGATCCTGAACAGGACCGTCTGTTCGTCGGTAACCCGTTCCTGAAGGACACCGAAATCACCAATTTCGATGCTCGTTATGAGTGGTACTACGACGCCGGTCAGTACATCACCGCCGGCCTGTTCTATAAGGACATCGAAAAGCCGGTCGAAGCCACCATCCTCGACACCGGCTCCGGTGAAGGCCAGCAGTCCTACATCAACGCGCCGAAAGCGACGCTGATCGGGATGGAATTCGACTATAAGGGCGAGTTTGACTCCCCCGTCGAAGGCGCATGGTTTGCCTCCAAAAAATGGCTGGTCGCCGCCAACTATACCTGGACGGACTCAGAAGTGACCGCCAAGTCCGGTGATGTGGTCTATACGGCTGCCAACCAGGGCATGCCGACACCGGCTACCAACTATATCCTCGACGGCTCGCGTCTTCAGGGTCAGTCGGAGCATGTGGCCAACGTCCAGTTCGGCTGGAACGACCTTGAAGCCAAGTCACAGGCCACGCTTCTGCTGACCTACGTCTCCGAGCGCGTCTCGGCGCGCGGCAAGCCGGGTTATCCTGACTACATTCAGGAGCCGGGCGCCATGCTCGACTTCACCTACCGTAAGGGCTTCGATGCCTTCGGTCAGGAACTGAACTTCGGTCTGGAAGTCCGCAACCTGCTAGGCACCGAATACGAAGAGTACCAGGAGCGTAATGGCCGCGTGAATATCAACAACTACGATATCGGCCAGAGCGTCTCGGTCAGCCTGTCGACCCAGTTCTAA
- a CDS encoding TonB-dependent siderophore receptor, with the protein MFKSSLRATASVLILSSLTLALPAAADDAADAGDVREVIVMGKRVIREFAGATGLDLSLRETPQSVTVITAQQIKEFGLSDANQLLDTIPGINVVPAETDRTYYNSRGFEITTFQVDGVGQPLDWGLQTGAFDTVIYDRIEAVRGATGMMTGTGNPSATINYIRKRPTKDFRANASVGYGTWDNMRLESDVSTPLNADGTVAARFVYANTDTESYLNYYGVNRNVYYGVVAWDITPRLNFTAGYSQQDNLATGNNWGALPLVYTDGTPIDYDVSETTAAPWTFWDTFSKTSFGELSYKFENGWTIKGIYTHKDLEDKAKLLYAYGNPDPVTGLGVGGMSGYYPSELKQDMFDVIVNGGVSLFGREHQVVAGLNTYESKSHKWEAFADMFAYDAYQGTHIVAPSEPTYPDTYLAEDITDKLTRGYAAIHLNISDSLKSVVGFNAIKLETTGESYAVDASREEEAVSPYVGIVYDVTPNASLYASYSDIFNPQSEGNFDGSRLPAAKGKSYEVGVKSEWFEKRLYATASVFKSEQYDLAEYAGFNPDTGKSYYIGIDTFVKGYELEVAGKITPQWTVNGGWTQMSIEGQDGNDVRTYIPRKTLKLSTTYSIPELRDLKLGGSVRWQDDISTTDLGYTVTQGSYAIVDLMGRIKLTDKVGATLNVKNAFDEKYFGSLMWSQSFYGASRSVMVSLDYTF; encoded by the coding sequence ATGTTCAAATCTTCCCTGCGGGCGACCGCGTCTGTCCTTATTCTGTCCAGCCTGACCCTCGCCCTGCCCGCCGCCGCCGATGATGCAGCAGATGCCGGTGATGTGCGTGAAGTCATCGTCATGGGCAAGCGCGTCATCCGCGAGTTTGCCGGTGCCACCGGTCTTGACCTGAGTTTGCGTGAAACACCTCAGTCGGTGACCGTGATTACCGCTCAGCAAATCAAGGAATTTGGGCTTTCGGACGCCAATCAGTTGCTGGATACCATCCCCGGCATCAACGTCGTCCCGGCGGAGACCGACCGCACCTATTACAATTCACGCGGCTTTGAGATCACCACGTTTCAGGTTGACGGCGTGGGGCAACCCCTCGACTGGGGCCTGCAAACCGGCGCGTTCGACACTGTGATCTATGACCGTATCGAAGCCGTGCGCGGCGCCACCGGCATGATGACCGGCACCGGCAACCCATCGGCGACCATCAACTATATCCGTAAACGCCCAACCAAGGACTTCCGCGCCAATGCCTCGGTCGGTTATGGCACCTGGGACAATATGCGCCTTGAAAGTGATGTCTCAACGCCGCTCAATGCCGATGGCACGGTGGCGGCGCGCTTTGTGTACGCCAATACCGACACAGAATCCTACCTCAACTATTACGGCGTCAACCGCAACGTCTATTACGGCGTCGTGGCGTGGGACATTACCCCTAGGCTGAACTTCACCGCCGGCTATTCGCAGCAGGACAATCTGGCGACCGGCAACAACTGGGGCGCTTTGCCTCTGGTCTATACCGATGGTACGCCCATTGATTATGATGTGTCGGAAACGACCGCCGCCCCGTGGACCTTCTGGGATACCTTCAGCAAGACCAGCTTTGGCGAACTGTCCTATAAGTTCGAGAACGGCTGGACCATCAAGGGCATCTATACCCATAAGGATCTGGAGGATAAAGCCAAGCTTTTGTACGCCTATGGCAATCCTGATCCGGTCACGGGTCTCGGTGTCGGCGGGATGAGCGGCTATTATCCGTCCGAATTAAAACAGGACATGTTCGACGTTATCGTCAACGGCGGGGTCAGCCTGTTTGGCCGCGAACATCAGGTCGTCGCAGGCCTCAACACCTATGAGAGCAAAAGCCATAAGTGGGAAGCCTTTGCCGATATGTTCGCCTATGATGCCTATCAGGGTACCCATATTGTGGCACCATCTGAGCCCACCTACCCGGACACTTACCTCGCCGAAGACATCACCGATAAGCTGACGCGCGGTTACGCCGCTATCCATCTGAATATTTCCGACAGCCTGAAAAGCGTGGTCGGGTTCAATGCCATCAAGCTTGAAACCACGGGCGAATCCTACGCCGTCGATGCGTCACGTGAAGAAGAGGCGGTCAGCCCCTATGTCGGCATAGTCTATGATGTGACACCCAATGCATCGCTCTACGCCAGCTATTCGGATATCTTCAATCCTCAGTCGGAGGGCAATTTTGACGGCAGCCGACTGCCCGCCGCCAAGGGCAAAAGCTATGAGGTCGGCGTCAAATCGGAATGGTTCGAAAAACGCCTTTATGCCACCGCGTCCGTTTTTAAGTCCGAACAATATGATCTGGCGGAATATGCCGGCTTTAACCCCGATACCGGCAAGAGCTATTATATCGGCATCGACACCTTCGTGAAAGGTTATGAACTCGAAGTCGCAGGCAAGATCACCCCGCAATGGACGGTCAACGGCGGCTGGACCCAGATGTCGATCGAAGGCCAAGATGGCAATGACGTACGCACCTATATTCCGCGTAAGACTCTCAAGTTGTCCACCACCTATAGCATCCCGGAACTGCGCGATTTGAAGCTGGGCGGGTCTGTGCGCTGGCAGGACGACATCTCAACCACCGATCTGGGCTATACGGTCACGCAAGGTTCTTATGCCATCGTCGACCTGATGGGCCGTATCAAACTAACCGATAAGGTGGGCGCCACCCTCAATGTCAAAAATGCCTTTGATGAGAAATATTTCGGCAGCCTGATGTGGAGCCAGTCCTTTTACGGTGCATCGCGCAGCGTGATGGTCAGCCTCGACTACACGTTCTAA